A DNA window from Camelina sativa cultivar DH55 chromosome 17, Cs, whole genome shotgun sequence contains the following coding sequences:
- the LOC104754743 gene encoding probable E3 ubiquitin-protein ligase ARI5: MDSEDDMLDAHDMYSGDDDYYSGGTDDDINDSGDDVDDYNGLFEESVDDSAMVASVRSQINYAVLKEGDIRRQQNDDIGQVSLVLSLSYVEASILLLHYHWIVSKVHDEWFADEERVRRTVGILDGPVVPTPNSRELTCGICFESYPLEEIVSVSCGHPFCATCWTGYISTTINDGPGCLLLKCPDPSCPAAIGQDMIDKLASKEDKEKYYRYFLRSYVEDNRKMKWCPAPGCEHAIDFSAGSGSYDVLCFCSHSFCWNCTEEAHRPVDCGTVAKWILKNSAESENMNWILANSKPCPKCKRPIEKNHGCMHMTCTPPCKYEFCWLCLNTWTEHGERTGGFYACNRYEAAKQEGLYDEAEKRREMAKNSLERYTHYYERWASNQQSRQKAMGDLQKMQSEKLGKLSDIQCTPESQLKFIPEAWLQIIECRRVLKWTYAYGYYLSDNSKKQFFEYLQGEAESGLEKLHQCVEKELEVFQNAEGPTNEFNQFRSKLTGLTSITKTYFENLVKALENGLADVDAQAASSKSTNSKSSSKTKGGGKGKGSSKNGGSSRNPDDN; encoded by the exons ATGGATTCAGAAGACGATATGCTCGATGCCCACGATATGTATTctggtgatgatgattattACAGCGGCGGGACCGATGATGACATCAACGATAGtggtgatgatgttgatgattacAACGGCTTATTCGAGGAATCCGTTGACGATTCCGCCATGGTCGCCTCGGTTCGCTCTCAG ATAAATTATGCTGTTCTCAAGGAAGGAGATATTCGCAGACAACAGAATGATGATATTGGACAAGTTTCCTTGGTCCTCTCTTTAAGCTATGTTGAAGCGAGCATTTTGCTTCTTCACTATCACTG gattgttagtaaAGTTCATGATGAATGGTTTGCGGACGAGGAGAGAGTTCGGAGAACTGTTGGCATATTAGACGGACCTGTTGTTCCAACACCTAATTCCAGAGAA CTTACATGTGGAATCTGCTTCGAGTCCTACCCTCTTGAGGAGATTGTATCAGTTTCTTGTGGTCATCCTTTCTGCGCTACATGTTGGACGG GTTATATAAGCACAACCATCAATGATGGGCCAGGATGTTTGTTGCTAAAATGTCCGGACCCTTCTTGCCCTGCTGCTATTGGTCAAGATATGATCGATAAATTGGCTTCTAAGGAAGACAAGGAGAAGTATTATAGATACTTTCTTCGATCTTATGTTGAAGACAACAGAAAG ATGAAGTGGTGTCCTGCCCCAGGATGTGAGCATGCAATTGATTTTTCTGCCGGGTCTGGAAGTTATGATGTTTTGTGCTTTTGTTCGCATAGCTTTTGCTGGAAT TGCACTGAAGAGGCTCACCGTCCTGTGGATTGTGGCACAGTTGCAAAATGGATACTGAAGAACAGCGCTGAATCTGAAAATATGAATTG GATACTTGCCAATTCAAAGCCTTGTCCAAAGTGTAAGCGGCCAATTGAAAAGAATCATGGCTGTATGCACATGACATGCACACCGCCTTGTAAATATGAGTTTTGTTG GCTTTGCCTTAACACATGGACAGAGCACGGGGAAAGAACTGGTGGTTTTTATGCCTGCAACCGGTATGAGGCGGCTAAGCAAGAAGGATTG TATGATGAGGCTGAGAAGAGGCGAGAAATGGCAAAAAATTCCCTAGAGAGGTACACTCATTACTATGAACGCTGGGCAAGCAATCAACAG TCGAGGCAAAAAGCTATGGGGGATCTGCAGAAAATGCAATCAGAGAAG CTTGGGAAGCTTAGTGACATACAGTGCACACCAGAATCTCAGCTCAAGTTTATTCCAGAAGCGTGGCTCCAG ATCATTGAATGCAGACGGGTACTGAAGTGGACGTATGCATATGGATACTATCTATCAGATAATTCTAAGAAGCAATTTTTTGAGTATTTGCAAG GGGAGGCTGAGTCAGGTTTGGAGAAGCTCCACCAATGCGTAGAGAAGGAATTAGAGGTGTTTCAAAATGCAGAGGGCCCTACAAATGAGTTCAATCAATTCCGGTCAAAATTAACTGGTCTAACCAG CATAACGAAAACCTACTTTGAAAATCTGGTGAAAGCTCTGGAGAATGGTCTTGCTGATGTGGATGCACAAGCTGCTAGCAGCAAATCAACAAACTCTAAATCTTCTAGCAAGACAAAAGGCGGTGGAAAAGGTAAAGGAAGCTCCAAAAATGGCGGGTCCAGCAGAAACCCAGATGACAACTGA
- the LOC104754744 gene encoding uncharacterized protein LOC104754744, with protein MAFTNDKDGSKGFVKRVASSFSMRKKKNATGEPKLLPRSKSTGSTNFESMRPPATKKTSDVTNKTRIKPSGGVTPQPRREKIDDRGGGTNKKFGKWRSFDDSDSVWLSSDCGSPTSLLEERRLSVSFRFSVDESVVSWLSNLAKSSLSLNHQEVSSNKDRPRIPRNTKDNAENVQKKDSSSSAPNLTVLFDSSTQSSHGKKVSFSPSSGTNIDSGNSSPALKISSDLTSGPNDHTAHEKSLDEKSAESVDSKNSSNVDEPLFWPYEQRFDWKPEDILKHFSMSPRRKKLLNAKVSAAGSSPRSMRAQLLQARKLDLKDGSKRKLVLSGPITNASKIPELKRSTSNSSNKKNDSIKNEPVRNCVKRNKSLPSRLRKSSKTCSKVVPIEVAEGVIAAEKAKVEITASKLINRRSKTMLEDDFAMMNDLSIEKAVGLGEFKGREGIDSEFNSDTFLFDDSL; from the coding sequence ATGGCTTTCACAAATGATAAAGATGGATCTAAGGGTTTTGTGAAGAGAGTGGCTTCATCTTTCtccatgaggaagaagaagaatgcaaCAGGTGAACCGAAGTTGCTTCCAAGATCGAAATCAACAGGTTCTACTAACTTTGAATCCATGAGGCCACCTGCAACGAAGAAGACTTCAGatgtcacaaacaaaacaaggatCAAACCATCAGGTGGTGTAACACCACAACCAAGAAGGGAAAAGATTGATGATCGTGGTGGTGGGACGAATAAGAAGTTTGGAAAATGGAGAAGCTTTGATGATAGTGATTCAGTTTGGTTATCTTCAGATTGTGGATCTCCTACTTCTCTTCTTGAGGAACGCAGATTATCTGTTTCATTCCGTTTCTCGGTTGATGAGAGTGTAGTCTCTTGGTTATCAAACCTTGCCAAATCTTCCCTTTCTCTGAATCATCAAGAAGTAAGTTCCAATAAAGACCGTCCCAGGATCCCGAGGAACACTAAAGACAATGCAGAGAACGTTCAGAAGAAAGATTCATCTAGTTCTGCTCCAAATCTCACCGTTCTTTTTGATTCATCAACTCAGAGTTCACATGGAAAGAAAGTTAGCTTTTCACCATCTTCTGGTACAAATATTGATTCAGGGAATTCTTCTCCTGCTCTGAAAATCTCCTCTGATTTGACATCTGGTCCGAATGATCACACAGCTCATGAGAAAAGTTTGGATGAGAAAAGTGCAGAGAGTGTGGATTCTAAGAACAGTAGTAATGTTGATGAGCCGCTTTTCTGGCCATATGAACAGAGATTTGACTGGAAACCTGAGGATATCTTGAAGCATTTCTCAATGTCACCTCGGAGAAAGAAGTTATTGAATGCCAAAGTTTCAGCTGCAGGTAGCTCTCCAAGATCCATGAGAGCACAACTTCTCCAAGCAAGAAAACTAGATCTTAAAGATGGTAGTAAGAGAAAGCTTGTGTTAAGTGGACCTATAACCAACGCATCCAAGATTCCAGAACTCAAAAGAAGTACCAGCAATAGCAGCAACAAGAAAAATGACAGCATCAAGAACGAGCCAGTCAGGAACTGCGTGAAGAGGAACAAAAGTTTGCCATCAAGGTTGAGAAAATCGAGCAAAACATGTTCAAAGGTTGTACCTATTGAAGTAGCTGAAGGAGTGATAGCAGCAGAGAAAGCCAAAGTGGAAATAACAGCTAGTAAGCTCATAAACCGCAGAAGCAAGACTATGCTGGAAGACGATTTTGCAATGATGAATGATTTATCAATAGAGAAGGCAGTGGGACTAGGTGAGTTCAAGGGTAGAGAGGGTATAGACTCAGAATTTAACTCCGACACTTTCTTGTTCGATGATTCTCTTTGA
- the LOC104754746 gene encoding endonuclease III homolog 2, chloroplastic-like isoform X2 has product MILISGAASKISTAGRVLNAMNRRSYSSARFIAAESLNPRSDDSTSGLRASSRKKRLKQVDLDPLEKESTRGINSARKDTFALPDIEDSPYKKTNGSASSRTSKLNSYIKSTEASTSAEISGKPPDHWEKVIEGIRKMKSSEEAPVDTVERDRTGSFLPPKERRFYVLIGTLLSSQTKDHVTTAAVDRLLQNGLLTPEAIDKADESTIKELIYPVGFYTRKATHVKKVANICLTKYDGDIPSTLEELLSLPGVGPKIAHLVLHVAWNDVQGICVDTHVHRICNRLGWVSKPGAKQKTSSPEETRVALQQWLPKEEWVAINFLLVGFGQTICTPLRPRCGTCSITELCPSAFKETPSASSKLKKPIKSKKP; this is encoded by the exons ATGATTCTCATCAGCGGAGCCGCTTCAAAAATTTCCACCGCCGGTCGTGTTTTAAACGCTATGAATCGCCGAAGTTACTCATCTGCTCGATTCATCGCCGCAGAATCCCTAAATCCTCGTTCCGATGATTCCACTTCAGGTCTCCGAGCTTCTTCAAGGAAGAAAAGGCTAAAGCAGGTAGATTTGGACCCCTTGGAGAAAGAATCCACCAGAGGAATCAATTCTGCCCGTAAA GATACGTTTGCATTACCTGATATAGAAGACTCTCCTTACAAGAAGACTAATGGATCTGCTTCATCTC ggaCGTCAAAAttaaactcatatataaaatcaaCTGAAGCTAGCACTTCTGCTGAAATATCAG GCAAACCACCTGATCACTGGGAAAAGGTGATTGAGGGTATTCGAAAAATGAAATCTTCAGAAGAAGCACCAGTTGACACTGTTGAACGTGATAGAACCGGAAGCTTTTTACCTCCTAAG GAAAGGCGATTCTATGTGCTTATAGGAACACTTCTTTCAAGTCAGACTAAAGATCACGTAACTACTG CGGCAGTAGACCGTCTTCTTCAGAATGGCCTTCTCACTCCCGAAGCCATTGACAAAGCTGATGAATCAACCATTAAGGAGTTGATATATCCG GTCGGATTCTATACTAGAAAGGCTACTCATGTGAAGAAAGTTGCAAACATTTGTCTAACTAAATATGACGGTGACATTCCAAGCACTTTGGAAGAACTACTCTCACTTCCAGGAGTTGGTCCCAAGATTGCTCATCTG GTTTTGCATGTAGCCTGGAATGATGTTCAAGGGATATGTGTAGACACACATGTGCATCGTATTTGCAATAGACTTGGTTGGGTGTCTAAACCAGGAGCGAAACAG AAAACCTCTTCCCCTGAGGAAACTAGAGTAGCTCTGCAACAATGGCTTCCAAAAGAAGAATGGGTCGCTATTAACTTTCTGTTG GTAGGTTTCGGACAAACTATATGCACACCGCTAAGACCACGATGTGGAACTTGTAGTATCACTGAGCTATGCCCTTCTGCCTTCAAGGAGACCCCAAGCGCATCATCCAAATTGAAGAAACCTatcaaaagcaagaaacctTAG
- the LOC104754746 gene encoding endonuclease III homolog 2, chloroplastic-like isoform X1, producing MILISGAASKISTAGRVLNAMNRRSYSSARFIAAESLNPRSDDSTSGLRASSRKKRLKQVDLDPLEKESTRGINSARKVIDTFALPDIEDSPYKKTNGSASSRTSKLNSYIKSTEASTSAEISGKPPDHWEKVIEGIRKMKSSEEAPVDTVERDRTGSFLPPKERRFYVLIGTLLSSQTKDHVTTAAVDRLLQNGLLTPEAIDKADESTIKELIYPVGFYTRKATHVKKVANICLTKYDGDIPSTLEELLSLPGVGPKIAHLVLHVAWNDVQGICVDTHVHRICNRLGWVSKPGAKQKTSSPEETRVALQQWLPKEEWVAINFLLVGFGQTICTPLRPRCGTCSITELCPSAFKETPSASSKLKKPIKSKKP from the exons ATGATTCTCATCAGCGGAGCCGCTTCAAAAATTTCCACCGCCGGTCGTGTTTTAAACGCTATGAATCGCCGAAGTTACTCATCTGCTCGATTCATCGCCGCAGAATCCCTAAATCCTCGTTCCGATGATTCCACTTCAGGTCTCCGAGCTTCTTCAAGGAAGAAAAGGCTAAAGCAGGTAGATTTGGACCCCTTGGAGAAAGAATCCACCAGAGGAATCAATTCTGCCCGTAAAGTAATT GATACGTTTGCATTACCTGATATAGAAGACTCTCCTTACAAGAAGACTAATGGATCTGCTTCATCTC ggaCGTCAAAAttaaactcatatataaaatcaaCTGAAGCTAGCACTTCTGCTGAAATATCAG GCAAACCACCTGATCACTGGGAAAAGGTGATTGAGGGTATTCGAAAAATGAAATCTTCAGAAGAAGCACCAGTTGACACTGTTGAACGTGATAGAACCGGAAGCTTTTTACCTCCTAAG GAAAGGCGATTCTATGTGCTTATAGGAACACTTCTTTCAAGTCAGACTAAAGATCACGTAACTACTG CGGCAGTAGACCGTCTTCTTCAGAATGGCCTTCTCACTCCCGAAGCCATTGACAAAGCTGATGAATCAACCATTAAGGAGTTGATATATCCG GTCGGATTCTATACTAGAAAGGCTACTCATGTGAAGAAAGTTGCAAACATTTGTCTAACTAAATATGACGGTGACATTCCAAGCACTTTGGAAGAACTACTCTCACTTCCAGGAGTTGGTCCCAAGATTGCTCATCTG GTTTTGCATGTAGCCTGGAATGATGTTCAAGGGATATGTGTAGACACACATGTGCATCGTATTTGCAATAGACTTGGTTGGGTGTCTAAACCAGGAGCGAAACAG AAAACCTCTTCCCCTGAGGAAACTAGAGTAGCTCTGCAACAATGGCTTCCAAAAGAAGAATGGGTCGCTATTAACTTTCTGTTG GTAGGTTTCGGACAAACTATATGCACACCGCTAAGACCACGATGTGGAACTTGTAGTATCACTGAGCTATGCCCTTCTGCCTTCAAGGAGACCCCAAGCGCATCATCCAAATTGAAGAAACCTatcaaaagcaagaaacctTAG
- the LOC104754746 gene encoding endonuclease III homolog 2, chloroplastic-like isoform X3, whose product MILISGAASKISTAGRVLNAMNRRSYSSARFIAAESLNPRSDDSTSGLRASSRKKRLKQDTFALPDIEDSPYKKTNGSASSRTSKLNSYIKSTEASTSAEISGKPPDHWEKVIEGIRKMKSSEEAPVDTVERDRTGSFLPPKERRFYVLIGTLLSSQTKDHVTTAAVDRLLQNGLLTPEAIDKADESTIKELIYPVGFYTRKATHVKKVANICLTKYDGDIPSTLEELLSLPGVGPKIAHLVLHVAWNDVQGICVDTHVHRICNRLGWVSKPGAKQKTSSPEETRVALQQWLPKEEWVAINFLLVGFGQTICTPLRPRCGTCSITELCPSAFKETPSASSKLKKPIKSKKP is encoded by the exons ATGATTCTCATCAGCGGAGCCGCTTCAAAAATTTCCACCGCCGGTCGTGTTTTAAACGCTATGAATCGCCGAAGTTACTCATCTGCTCGATTCATCGCCGCAGAATCCCTAAATCCTCGTTCCGATGATTCCACTTCAGGTCTCCGAGCTTCTTCAAGGAAGAAAAGGCTAAAGCAG GATACGTTTGCATTACCTGATATAGAAGACTCTCCTTACAAGAAGACTAATGGATCTGCTTCATCTC ggaCGTCAAAAttaaactcatatataaaatcaaCTGAAGCTAGCACTTCTGCTGAAATATCAG GCAAACCACCTGATCACTGGGAAAAGGTGATTGAGGGTATTCGAAAAATGAAATCTTCAGAAGAAGCACCAGTTGACACTGTTGAACGTGATAGAACCGGAAGCTTTTTACCTCCTAAG GAAAGGCGATTCTATGTGCTTATAGGAACACTTCTTTCAAGTCAGACTAAAGATCACGTAACTACTG CGGCAGTAGACCGTCTTCTTCAGAATGGCCTTCTCACTCCCGAAGCCATTGACAAAGCTGATGAATCAACCATTAAGGAGTTGATATATCCG GTCGGATTCTATACTAGAAAGGCTACTCATGTGAAGAAAGTTGCAAACATTTGTCTAACTAAATATGACGGTGACATTCCAAGCACTTTGGAAGAACTACTCTCACTTCCAGGAGTTGGTCCCAAGATTGCTCATCTG GTTTTGCATGTAGCCTGGAATGATGTTCAAGGGATATGTGTAGACACACATGTGCATCGTATTTGCAATAGACTTGGTTGGGTGTCTAAACCAGGAGCGAAACAG AAAACCTCTTCCCCTGAGGAAACTAGAGTAGCTCTGCAACAATGGCTTCCAAAAGAAGAATGGGTCGCTATTAACTTTCTGTTG GTAGGTTTCGGACAAACTATATGCACACCGCTAAGACCACGATGTGGAACTTGTAGTATCACTGAGCTATGCCCTTCTGCCTTCAAGGAGACCCCAAGCGCATCATCCAAATTGAAGAAACCTatcaaaagcaagaaacctTAG